A stretch of DNA from Triticum urartu cultivar G1812 unplaced genomic scaffold, Tu2.1 TuUngrouped_contig_2601, whole genome shotgun sequence:
GCCTAGCGCATCAGGTGTCTCAATCTAGTTAACCCAAGTTTCTAATCCATGACCATGTAATTTGTGAACACCGCTGCTAAAAGGGACTAAAGGGCCTATGATCCAACAATAACCATTTAATGTAGAGGCTTGACTTACATTCAGAGTACCAACACGAAGGCTACTGAGGAGTGAGGACGTACCCGCCCCTTCGGTTTTAGTTGTATAGCTTAGCTGGACATGCTAGGTATTTATATGCAGTTACTAATATCCATAGTAAAAGAAGGAAGTCATACTGCACAGTTATTGACCAATGAAAATATAACAGAGTATAACATGACAGACTATTTACACTGCATGCTTCAGAGGCCAAGGCCTCAAACCTTGTTCAAACATGTACAATTTGTTCATCAAAGTAATTATCATGGGGGTGTAACAGGGAGAATTGAGCAAAAATGTACCCAAAGAAAGGAATTACGTTTGGAGACAAATTCAGATGGCAAGTACAACTTACATTTCTTGAATGAGGGAGTGCCAGAATAGTGTCTACAAATTTATCAAGCCACCAATCACGATACTGGTTACCAGTAATCACTTCATATCTGACAAGGATGGCAAAATACTTCAGATTATCATTCACGGGTGTATCTTCTTTTCTGAATTGCTCAGATATGCCTGTAGAAGTATCTCTTGGAACATCTTTAGGCTTCAGAGGTCTCTTCCGCAAGCCTCGTCTTGATAATTTATCAGTGTTGTCACCAGGTATATCTTCAGGATCACGATCTGGAAGCCTCCCAATACGGTCTATTGTTTTCATAATAAGGAGATCAATCTGATGCTGCTTGTCATCCTCATAGTCCTTATCCGTTATTTTATACATCTTCTCCTCTCTGTGGTCATACACCTGTTGGACAATGAATCCAGGGTGTTCCTTTTTACTTGGCACCTGCTTGTGCTCAGGAATGAAATGGACCACACACATGTGCATAACTGACTCTGCTGGCACTTCATCAATATGAAAACTATAAAATAACTCCCTTGGGTCACCACCCTCTTTCTCGGCTTCTTCTGGTCTATAAAACCACTGAGCACTTATGGATAAGCTCCCATCAATTTCAATTATACCCTGTCGCAAGACAATAATATAATTTGCTATTGAGAAATAAATACTATAGCAAGTAGGCCAAGATAACGGAATTAAGTGAAACAAATAAGGAACATTAGAACAGGAACACATTCATGCAGCTCAAAATAGATGGGAACTTTGGCTCAGCAAGTACTCAAAATAGACAATGACTCCAGCCATAGAACGTAAGATAGGCTTCACAAGAAGCTGCTTGATAAAAATCATGGCATACACTGTTGAACTATGGAAACAACTTTACAAGTAAATAGTGCAGCCAGCCAGCGAGCCAACAATATGTCTAGAAGGCTAGAGGCCAAGAACCAAGGGCCTAGACCAAAACTGAGCCTAGACGGATGGAATCAAGGTTAACCTATCACTCTATCAGCAAGGAACGATTGCTCAACTATAATTAAGAAAAATAGTTCAGCAATCTATGCAAAACTGAACAATTTTATCACACACAATTTTCTGTCATTTCATTATGCGGAAAACATCGTACATAATTTGTGTGTGTAAACTAAGCTGTGACCAGAAATATTTTATAAGACACATGCCAAAGTACTAATATCCTCAAGGGTCACAAGTCGTAACATTGGTTCCGTAATCACATACCTTGATGATGCCGACATAGGGCTTGTCGGTCTCCAGATCAGGCGAGAACATCGCCGAATCCTCCTGCACAAGCCACCACAATCACCCACCGGAAAGCATAAAAGTTGAGTGCCTCCAAAACCCTAAAACCCCTAAAGCTCAAAGGAGGAGAAAAGTAGCAGGGTGGCAGCTTACGAGCTTGTAGATGTTGCCCTCGTATTCGAAGGAGTAGTAGTGCTTCCCCTCGCCAGGAACCTCCACGGGATTGCCCAAGGGCACCGCATCCGAACCATTTCCGTCGTCCCCCTCCTCATCCGCTTCCGCCTTGTGGCCCAGCTCCCCGTCGCTGTTCTCAGCAGGGCGCGCGGGCTTGCGGGCCTgcgtctcctcctcctcgttgCTCCTCATCTCTTGCTCTTCCTCCTCCGCGAGCTCCAGGTCCGcctcgtcgtcatcgtcgtcgcgGTAGCGGCGCTGCTGCTTCTTGTGGCGCGAGGAGTCGGGGACTATGATTTTGGGCGCCTCGGGTGCAGcattgtcgtcgtcgtcgtcgctggtGTACTGCAAAGCGAACCGGCGGCGCCTTCCCATTTCTTATGCCGACCGATTCGGGAGGTTGTGGCGGAGCAGGGTGGCAAAGGAGTGGAGTTGGATCGAGTCTTATAAAAGGAAGCAAGGAAAATAATCGCCCTTCACGATTGTACCAAAGTTTAACTTCTACTAATAGGAAATGTCTCCAAATCAAGCTAGCTGTTGCCAAACTTTGGAACCTGAAAAAATGGAGAGGAAAACAAAATCAGGTAAGGCAAGAGAAAGAAATTCACATAGGATAAAATTACCTCATTGCTCCAAACATATGCAGTACTCCTAGGAAATCTTCTTATTATTAGTTGAATTAGTATATTGATGGGATCtgttggtgcaacaaaccctgagTCTATTGTCTAAACTGTGCATAGGCACGGGAACATGATTGAGGCACCAACTCAAGTCAGAGTGCAAGGGACCAAGAGCTCCGGAGGATCAACATGCAGATCAAGAGGATCAAGATCAAGCCAGAGAAGTAAGATGCCATCAGGAGAAAAGCCTCCCTTGGCGGACAGACGAGCTCGAGGGTCGCCCCCGGAAGAAGACGTCCAGGACATCCCGGCAGGGCTTGCCGGGACTCGCGGAGGCAAAACCACCTCACCCAACCACTCCGCCACGACccacgtcgtcaatcagtgcggtgtcaagccgcaaagtaactaagtggcagccattcgccacatggcggCCTCTTTCTACAGGAAATGCCTATAGATGACACCCGTCCTACGACGTGTCAAGCGAGCAGGCGTGGAGCTAGCGAGAtagcccggcaaggcttgccgggcacCCAATGATGTGACGTTAatcggtgcatttaatgcaccctgtcagcctgcagagttaggtatgatagcactgtttgctatcttatcagtgcataatgaccaCTTTACCATTGTGGtaaccccttaatctataaaggCCATGTTTGGTTCAGCTGTGGATTTCTAAAAGCAGCTGTGAAAAATCTGCTGTGGAAAAATAGCTGTGGAAAATTTGATGTGAAAAAGATGTTGGTCATTTGGCAAACCAGCTGATACAGTTTTTTCAGATTTTGGCCCGCAGCGGAATCAGATTTTGGAAAGCACGTCCTGGCCTGCTTCCGCTTTTGATTCAGATTTTGGCAGCGGATTTCTGAAATTGGATTCTGCTGGGTTCTCTCTTTGGTTCAGATTCTGCTGCGCGGCAGCAAAATCCGTCGATAAAagctgaaccaaacagggccaAAATGAGGCGCATGGCAACCGTAGAAAGGGTTAGGAGGTTGGACAATAAACATGCCCATACAAGCTATTGCCATCCCTGTCGGGCAAGTGtattgatgcggagcatcccacggtCATCTCCATGTACACCGTCATAGCAGCTCGAGTTCCAAGTAGACCTACCGGAATTAAGGTGAACCCGTTCTTCTTCAAGAATATCATGAATATCCATTGGACTTGCTTGCTACCTCACCAAAGTGCTCTATGTGTCCTTAGATACGAAGACCGACAACCATAAGCTGGTGAGGAACACCCCAAAGTAGTAGGAGAAGCACCACAAGGCCacgaggaagaaggagaagcacaACAGGAGCTGGACAAGAAGTCCCAggcgaccccgtgcccacgggctaCACAAGGAGCTGGCGCTGgagcaccccgtgcgcacgggcatGTACCGTGCCCAtgggacccccgtgcgcacgggcccatCAGGATGGACGGCTGTGAGCTGCTGTTGGGCCTCCTCTTCGTCCCCTCCATGCACCTACCTATATATTCCGTACCTAGACCATatgttagggttagcaaagtatatGTGAGACatttgtgagctttgctccttgtaTCCCCTCCTCTTGGAGATCTAGACCCCTTTTGGGAAGAATCCTTGGGATTATCAAGCCCTCCTCTTGGAGAAGATCAAGATCAAGACCTCACCTAGTGGGAAGAACTTACCTAGCGCTATTTTCCTTGAATTATTCATGTAATCTTGTGGATCTCATGTGTGCTACTCTAGTGGATGTGATATTTGGGTTTGTTTGAGTGTTTTGTGTCTTGTGCTCTTGAGTGttcttcctcttttccccctccaagtgtgaaaagatccccTCTAGGGTTTTGCCCTAcaacatcttggtatcatgagcaaggttgattCACATCTTGGAGTCCCATCCCCCACTTGCTAGCTTGATTTTGTTATTTTTCGTCCAAATTCGAAAATCTCCACCAAAAATAGCTCCAAAAATTTTTCTTGCAATTTGTTGGATCTTGTGAGATTTGGTTGTTTTGGTCCACGAATTTGGTGTTTGGCAAGTGGATCTACCCAGCTTCCTACTTCCCCACCTTTCCTTCCTTCGAAATTGGCCAAAAATTTGAAGATTCTCTCGGATCAGGAGCAGTTCATCCGCTCGTAGAgcaccccgtgcacacgggccatcgggaccccgtgcacacgggcctcacttaccccgtgcgcacggacCCTCCAGAAACTTTTGGCCATTCCTGTTTTGCATAGTTCTGATTCCAAACCACCATTCGTGTTCTTCCGCACTATTTCTCGTGGTTGTTTGAGTTTCGGGTTGCGGTTTCTCGTGTGTCCTAAGGTGTTTCGACTACTTAGGCACATTTggacatcatcatcaccgctTCTCGACCATCAACTCGGACTCCACACTGGTTTCGACAAATTCATCTCCATCCCAACCGTAAGCAAGGACGGTAAACTCGACGACGCTCACCTTTGCTTTTGCATTGATAACCCGAGCCTTTTGCGTcacttacccatcgagactagcaaGTTGAGTATTGTCGGGCCACACTTTTGTGCACCATAGTGATCGTGTTATCATCGTTGTGCATTAAGTCTCTCCCGTGCATATCTTACAATACTTGTCTCATATCATCCTTGGCTCGAGCATCAAGCATAGAaaaaaagcttttaagcaaaagaggaGACACGtagagcttgtaagcaatagcctTGAGCCTTGTTGCATAGTCACATCATCTTGGTCACCACATACATAGCATAGTTGGGATTGAAGACGACACGTTTCTCTCATAGGTTGGTGCACAAGCGTATCTTGCCCATTTGAGCAATCgagctagcgtctctctagtattcgcacaacaagagcattttccgtggtTGCACATTTGAGCTCACCCCTTGGTTGTGCAGATCCCATCTATCTTCCGTGTGTGTGTTCCTAGTGATACCCTTGGGTTTGATCTATTTGCTTTACTTGCATCTTTGTGAACCTTCTCAACCTTATTGATATCTTGTCTAACATTTTCTTGAAAAATTTTTTACCACCCCCCCCCCTAACCAAGCTACTCCATAAGCCTTCTACATGTAGGTGTGAGAAACAAACCCGGTTCCAATTCTACTATTGTGGCATTATATTGAGTGACACTTGTTACATCCTCAATCCTTGGAAAAGGTAACTTCGGTATTGTTCTCTCATTTTCCTACTCACTCCACTTGGTTATGATGGATAGGCCAACTTCGTCGGTGAACCCGCTTTTCGAGGAGCAAGAAGGTGATCACGACTACATCACCAAAACACCCATCTTTGGACCACAACGAGCAATGTGAGGCATTGAGCGACTCACCGTCGATATTCACCAACGCGAAGCACGGacaagggactacatcgacaccAAGTTGGACGCACAATTGGATGACATTCGACACGTGTGGGCCAACTACAAGTCTTCATCCTCTGCGTCATCTTCACGGTGGAGACGCTCAAGTCGCAAGTCTTCGTTACGGCCACGCGATGCAAGTACCACGCGGCACCGTCATCATCTTCGAGGCGACCGCTAGGACCACGGACAAGACCATGAAGAGCGACCTTCGGGACAAGAGATGGCTTCTCTGTCacccccgtgcacacgggccttGGACCTCCGTGCACACGGGACCCCATGCACACGGGACCCCGTGCACACGGCCTCCAATGCCCTCGTGCGCACGGGCCTTACAGAACCATAACATCGACAACAAAGATGTGGCCTCTTCAACAGTTGTGGCATCTTCACCAAgggctatcaaggcatcttcgcctttggacgtacgacatcttcgcctacttcccatgagTACACCTACTTCGACATCAACAAGTCCAAGGCGATCACCCacgagcgagggcgacacttccatcttcggaagcccctcatGGAAGACGGTcaagcatgggattttcccttcgttCATGGAGGAcaatgatgatgtgccatcttcggccttcatccatggccacgaccacgacatgattgagcatggatacatttgcaccaacatctctccgacacccacatatgacgagatgccccatttcccatgtgaggagagccaccccaCCATGAGTGATGTGAGTGAAtccaccatatgtgacattgGGAGCATTttctatgagaggatgagtgtgaacACCACTAGTCCGACACATGAGTttatgccacacatcctatgtgaggttgagagccatttgagtgactccaccaaccatatgagtgagaacATCTTAccgggagtgagtgagccacaacacttagtgagtgaggtagttgagacggcatgtgaggccactatgatttctaacgacttaacctctactccgagtgtgctttcttctttggtgctaggtctcccaCGTGACGACATGCCTaccctcgacgagtccatacctccaacgatgacgatgatggccatggtggaatacgatgcaaccccccccccccacatggttccatcatgatgaagatgaccacgactcggtcttcgacacctcacctacaccacatgagtggagctccaaaggtaacataggtgatggtgcttcactttccccactagtggactattctcacaatgattgcttgcatgatgttgacacacctattaccatacttcatgctagtgcgacttcatCATGGCATtacttacctatttatgatgaatatgatgatgagcatgttgagttgcctagtcgtgatgctatgctccataggataccatgtgaaaattcttttggtcacatcatgtttgacaatcctttaaccttgtcatatgctatgagtgagatatcacatattgcatcatttcaatctcaacatagtaactatgcttgccccattaaaataaatcccatttgcacttatggcatagatgacgagatgatggccattggcttttgtttttcatgtgatgatatt
This window harbors:
- the LOC125527022 gene encoding uncharacterized protein LOC125527022 isoform X2; the protein is MGRRRRFALQYTSDDDDDNAAPEAPKIIVPDSSRHKKQQRRYRDDDDDEADLELAEEEEQEMRSNEEEETQARKPARPAENSDGELGHKAEADEEGDDGNGSDAVPLGNPVEVPGEGKHYYSFEYEGNIYKLEDSAMFSPDLETDKPYVGIIKGIIEIDGSLSISAQWFYRPEEAEKEGGDPRELFYSFHIDEVPAESVMHMCVVHFIPEHKQVPSKKEHPGFIVQQVYDHREEKMYKITDKDYEDDKQHQIDLLIMKTIDRIGRLPDRDPEDIPGDNTDKLSRRGLRKRPLKPKDVPRDTSTGISEQFRKEDTPVNDNLKYFAILVRYEVITGNQYRDWWLDKFVDTILALPHSRNDNENSYAPNEVVPIVASLERSTFEALHADYHKYNQKMRTLLFNIKKSSVLCKRLMDKALDPPVLLTMTPDELKMTEARCRRCTEKKVGILDIIHASCGDRYQVECISCGYTSFASRDDILRNG
- the LOC125527022 gene encoding uncharacterized protein LOC125527022 isoform X1 codes for the protein MGRRRRFALQYTSDDDDDNAAPEAPKIIVPDSSRHKKQQRRYRDDDDDEADLELAEEEEQEMRSNEEEETQARKPARPAENSDGELGHKAEADEEGDDGNGSDAVPLGNPVEVPGEGKHYYSFEYEGNIYKLEDSAMFSPDLETDKPYVGIIKGIIEIDGSLSISAQWFYRPEEAEKEGGDPRELFYSFHIDEVPAESVMHMCVVHFIPEHKQVPSKKEHPGFIVQQVYDHREEKMYKITDKDYEDDKQHQIDLLIMKTIDRIGRLPDRDPEDIPGDNTDKLSRRGLRKRPLKPKDVPRDTSTGISEQFRKEDTPVNDNLKYFAILVRYEVITGNQYRDWWLDKFVDTILALPHSRNDNENSYAPNEVVPIVASLERSTFEALHADYHKYNQKMRTLLFNIKKSSVLCKRLMDKALDPPVLLTMTPDELKAGLTPAEIASESEESRQLQMTEARCRRCTEKKVGILDIIHASCGDRYQVECISCGYTSFASRDDILRNG